The Williamwhitmania taraxaci genome window below encodes:
- a CDS encoding LysM peptidoglycan-binding domain-containing protein → MNAVRVEPGQNLLDLAVQHYGTVEQVLSLALANGLSPTQALVAGEEVSVGLPVNRAVASLYAVNGIKPATAITQAEELQTISDEGVEFWAIEEDFIIS, encoded by the coding sequence ATGAACGCAGTAAGGGTAGAACCAGGACAAAACCTGCTCGACTTGGCCGTGCAGCACTACGGCACGGTGGAACAGGTGCTCAGCCTAGCGCTTGCCAACGGGCTTAGCCCCACCCAAGCGCTGGTCGCGGGTGAGGAGGTGTCCGTTGGCTTACCGGTGAACAGGGCCGTGGCCAGCCTTTACGCCGTGAACGGCATTAAGCCGGCTACCGCCATTACCCAAGCCGAGGAGCTGCAAACGATTTCCGATGAGGGAGTTGAGTTTTGGGCAATTGAGGAAGATTTTATTATTAGCTAG